In the genome of Daucus carota subsp. sativus chromosome 9, DH1 v3.0, whole genome shotgun sequence, the window GAAACTGGTGGATTTTAAGGGTAATCGATTCTTcttgttatttatatttatggtTAATATGTAAAGCTTGATTTGTGCTGTTTGTTTGAATGGAAAGAATGGATCCATGTGTTTATTTGGAAGCTGAAATTGTTAAAAATTTGAACTTTTATGGTAATTATGTATGATGATGATATTTGAATCCACATATGTAATTATGCTTATGTTGTGTATGTTTGTGTAGGCAGATattgatgtgtgtgtgtgtgtgtttttgtagTTTTAGTGGGGCCCAGGTGTTCATCTTATGTTGTAAGATGTTAAGCACAGGAAGTCAGAACATTACAGCAAGGTGTGATTTTTATGATATGGGGTTTTTTCCTCGTTTTTTATCaatttgaaaaattcaaaaaggGGAAGTTTTGATCCTGACAAAGTTGCTACTTTTGGGAAAAGTGTAGTATGTTTTTGGATTAGAGAGGAGGTTAGTCTGTATGATGTTAACTTGTATGaaattagaaattttttctGATTTAATTTGAGAACCAAAAAGGGAAATTCTGATCTTGAAGCGATTATAAATTTTCGGCAGTTATTTTCCAATAAAACTTTCCGGCAGTTTACTTATATCGTGGTAAATGATCTCTCTGTATCATGTATGGCTGTATTGAAGGTGTTGTCCTTTGGTAAATGTTATATGAGAAGTTTAATACTTATTGTTTACGAAACTTGGATCACTATCTGTGGCATGATGGTACTCTGCAGGACGACAATTGTAAATTGTTAATTTTATGTTCATGTTTACTAAatctttttgttaaattttttgatcTTGTGTCTAGATAACTGGGAATATGTGTAGTTGACTAGTCTTCTGACTTGAGAGATTCTTACTTTAGTATCAGTTTTTTGTAATGGTGTTTCGGAAGCAgattattattgttttctttGTATTTCAGTTTCTCATGGTCAACTGAGCTGAATATCAAAGTCTGACACTGACCCTGTTGTACCACTTCTATGGCGGATCGAAATGGCAATGCCAAACCTCCTGTTAAGAAAGAATCTGGAGGAGGTGCTTATGCAATTAATATTGATAACTTTAGTAAGCGGCTAAAGATGTTGTACTCACACTGGACTGAATCTCGTCATGAAATTTGGGGTGCGTGTGAGGTTCTTGCAATCGCAACTCCTCCACCGTCAGAAGATTTACGTTACTTAAAATCATCGGCCCTTAATGTATGGTTGGTTGGTTATGAGTTCCCGGACACAGTTATGGTATTCATGAAAAAGCAGATTCATTTCTTGTGTAGCCAGAAGAAGGTCTCATTACTTGAAGTTCTGAAAAAACCAGCTAAAGAAACCGTGGGTGTTGAAGTTGTGATGCATGTGAAGACTAAAAGTGATGATGGAACCGCCCTTATGGGATCTATTTTTCTTGCAATACATGGTCAGTCAAGATCTGAGGGTCATGATACTCCCATTGTAGGACACATAGCACGGGAGGCTCCTGAAGGAAATCTTTTGGAGACGTGGGATGAGAAATTGAAGGGTGAAGACTTTCAGCTTGTCGATATAACAAATGGCTTTTCAGAGCTGTTTGCTGTGAAAGACAGTAATGAGATAACAAATGTGAAAAAGGCTGCGTATCTAACTTCATCTGTGATGAAACATTATGTGGTCCCGAAGCTGGAAAAGGTCATTGATGAGGAAAAGAAAATCTCACATTCTACGTTGATGGATGATACAGAGAAGGTAATACTGGATCCTGCAAAGGCCAAGGTGAAGCTGAAGGCAGAAAATGTTGATATCTGCTACCCTCCGATTTTTCAGAGTGGAGGGGAGTTTGATCTCAGACCTAGTGCATCCAGCAATGATCAACACCTTTACTTTGATTCAACTAGTGTGATTATATGTGCCATTGGCTCTCGTTACAATAGCTATTGCTCAAATATTGCTCGAACTTTTTTAATTGATGCTAACGCAGTGCAAAGCAAAGCATATGAGGTCTTGCTTAGGGCCCATGAAGCAGCTATTGGCACCTTGAAATCAGGCAATAAGGTGTCTGCTGCATATCAAGCAGCACTTTCTGTAGTTGAGAAAGATGCACCAGAGCTGATTGCACACTTGACAAAATCAGCTGGAACTGGAATTGGTCTGGAGTTCCGTGAGTCAGGGCTGAATCTTAATAACAAGAATGATAGGGTGTTGAAAGCAGGAATGGTTTTTAATGTGTCACTTGGTTTCCAGAATTTGCAGACAGATACAATGAATCCAAAGACCCAAAAAATCTCACTTCTGCTTGCTGATACGGTTATTGTTGGCGTAAATTCTCCTGAAGTTGTAACATCTATTAGCTCTAAAGCTGTTAAGGATGTTGCATACTCATtcaatgaagaagaagaagaagaaaagcagCCAAAAGTTAAACCTGAAGCTAATGGTACTGATGCCAGCTCTTCAAAGGCAACACTCAGGTCAGTTAATCATGAGACGTCAAAAGAGGAGCTACGAAGGCAACATCAAGCTGAGCTTGCACGGCAAAAGAATGAAGAAACTGCTAGGAGGCTTGCTGGTGGGGGCTCTGGATCAATGGATAACCGTGGTGCCATGAAAGGCTCGGGGGATTTAAATGCATATAAGAATATTAACGATCTACCTACCCCAAGAGATCTAATGATTCAAGTAGACCAGAAGCATGAAGCAATCCTTTTGCCTGTTCATGGAAGCATGGTCCCGTTTCATATTGCCACTGTGAAGAGTGTTACTAGTCAGCAGGATACTAATCGTACTTGCTATATTCGTATAATATTTAATGTGCCTGGTACTCCCTTTAATCCGTATGATTCAAACACATTAAAGTATCAGGGATCTATTTATATTAAGGAAGCATCGTTCCGGTCCAGGGACCCAAGGCACAGTAGCGAAATTGTGCAACAAATCAAAACCCTCAGGAGGCAAGTTACATCCCGTGAATCAGAAAGAGCTGAGAGGGCAACTTTAGTTACTCAGGAAAAACTTCAAGTTGGTGGAGCAAAGTTTAAGCCAATAAGGTTACTTGATCTATGGATTCGTCCGGTTTTTGGTGGTCGCGGAAGAAAGCTAACAGGCACGTTAGAAGCACACACTAATGGATTCCGGTATTCAACTTCACGAAACGATGAGCGTGCAGACATAATGTATGGTAACATCAAGCATGCTTTCTTTCAACCAGCGGAAAAGGAAATGATCACTCTCTTGCACTTCCATCTGCACAATCATATAATGGTGGGAAATAAGAAAACCAAAGATGTTCAGTTTTATGCTGAAGTAATGGATGTTGTCCAGACGATTGGAGGTGGAAAAAGATCTGCCTATGATCCTGACGAGATTGAGGAAGAACAAAGGGAAAGAGCACGGAAAAACAAGATAAATATGGATTTTCAGAATTTCGTGAATCGAGTGAACGATCTATGGGGACAACCTCAATTCAAGGGGCATGATTTGGAGTTTGATCAGCCACTAAGAGAACTTGGTTTCCACGGGGTACCACACAAATCTTCAGCTTTTATTGTCCCAACTTCTAGCTGCTTAGTGGAGCTTATAGAAACACCATTTGTAGTAATCACTTTAGTTGAGATTGAAATAGTAAATCTCGAAAGAGTAGGTCTTGGGCAAAAGAATTTTGACATGGCAGTTGTTTTCAAGGATTTTAAGAGAGATGTGTTTCGGATTGATTCTATCCCATCAACATCTTTGGATGGCATAAAGGAGTGGCTTGATACAACTGACCTCAAGTATTATGAGAGCAGGCTGAATCTTAACTGGAGACCTATATTGAAGACAATAACGGATGACCCGGAGAAGTTTATAGAGGATGGTGGGTGGGAATTTTTGAACATGGAAGCCAGTGATTCAGAGTCTGATAATTCGCAGGAGTCTGACCAAGGATATGTGCCTTCTGATGCACAATCCGACTCTGCGTCAGAAGAAGAGGAGGATGATGATAGTGCATCCTTGGTGGACTCTGAGGAAGACGGGGAAGAAGATTCAGAGGAAGTGTCtgaagaggaagaaggcaaaacATGGGAAGAATTGGAAAAAGAAGCAGTTAATGCAGATAAAGAAAACGGGGCTGAATCAGACAGTGAAGAGGAGAGAGCTAGAAGGAAAATAAAGGCATTTGGGAAGTCTCGGGTACCAGATAGGAGACACCCAAGTGGCAGCCTTCCTAAGAGACCAAGAATGAGGTGACCTGGTGGAATCTGCCATTTTATCCTAGTTTTCTTATGTGTTTTCTTGGAAGGAGCTGGTTGACAAGCTGCTTCAGTGGATATCAGCTAGCAGTTTCACTCGAAGGTATGTAGTATAGGGCACGCAtgctattttttaatatactatGTTCTTATAGACTTTCATGATTATCTTGTGACATGAAGTTAAACTTACTTACAGTCTCTTTCCATTTGTCACTTCAATTGACATGTAACATGGATGATTGGAACTTTTACTTTCTTGATGCATAATTGTGAGCATTTGAATGTAAGGTGATATCTGAATTTGCATCACTATTGTAATcttggattttttttcttttagatGAATAGATTACCCCACACTTCTGCTCAACTGATTACTTGTAAGTTATGTAAGTTATAACGGTCACAAAATTTTCTTACAGATAAATAGATGATCCTATAACTAATTCCTTATAAGTTACAAGAATCGCATCTTGAGCACTTGTACTTGTCTGGACACTAAATTCTTCTCGCAAAGAGATACAATGATGTCACTGCTATGTGTAGACCTGTTATCCATATACTCCCTCTCATAAAACTCATGTCTCCCTCATAAAACCAAATATTTGCAAACCTAAAATTATATGATCATACAATTGCCATTACATGTTCATAAATAATTCTTATGATGCATTTACAACAGTACAATTAATCGTAATCACATACTTCTTCATCCTCCTCCTCCCCTTTATACTCCTCTTATTGTCTTTGTTAATTTTGTATGATTATTCATCTCCTTGTCTATGTTGATTATTTTACAGTTATTGGTGCCTATTGCATGAAATAAACGAATAACATCGCATAGCAGGTCTTGATAGATTTTGTCTAAAAACTTCTTTTTTGGTAGTTGAATTTACATTAGTGATAATAACATGATTTAGGTCACATTTTATACCACACTATCCAACTTTCACATTAGAAAACAGATATGTTTGTTTCCCtcattgataattttattttgacttaGTCTTGTGTAGATACCTAGTTTTGTGTAAATAatacattaattattaattattaataaaagaatTCAAATGTTCACCTATATCAAGTGAATTTGGTATTTTATTAACTCATATATTGGATTTTAATGAGTGAATTTTCTAATCATTCatgttttttaatatcattgaaataataatataataacaaaaaaaattattgaatatcGAATTGGatgattttagttaaaaaattagTGTGCTTATAGGAGGCATCATTACTATTTGTGGGATGAAATGAATTAAAAGTTATCATATaacatttgataaaaaaattattttatattttctcactttttttgaaataaaataatatttttgttattataaatataaattttttaaagatatataattggtatttaataaaattttgaataatttgtaTTCTTGCGTCGATAATCATGTAAAGTAAAGACTGATATGTATTTTTgtattaattactccctccattgGGTTGttaacgttcactgtttgcacgcattttataacgtataattctataatgtttttataattttttttcctgaataaaaatctaaacattaaacttttattcagaattttttttattttaaaacatcatgaaactatattttaaagagGTCTTGAAGCGTGCCAAAAAATGATGTTAACAATTCAacgggatggagggagtattagcaTTCCGTTATGTAAATTACATTTGATCATAACTAACGTACTAGCACCGGAAAAAAATAtgctataaaaaattataagcaaTTAGTGATATAAACATCACACAACATTGCCATTTTTTGCTAGTCCCAAGAGtaaggatttaaaaaaaaaggtacCATTAAGATTATCATCTTCGATTTTTGTGGCAGgccatgatttaaatttaaattctaacAATCTTTCTAATTCTTTTAGTATTGTATTTAGCTGAATTGCTTCACATGATTTTTCATTCTTTTCAACGTAAGGTTAATCCCCAACTGAGTACACAAAATATATTCTTCCGCAGTCAATCATTTATCATCCCGTTAGTACATGTTTCTAAATGCTTCATCAAATTCAAAAACTTGGTACACAATATTTCTAGCTCGGCCATATAACTCAAACCATAATTTTTTCTCAGATTTATAAATCATATGAAATGAAAGAAGAAAAGTAAACGTCAGAAAGAATTTGAGAAGATTGAACTCGCAATATATGGCCCTGTTTGTTTGGGAGAATGAGAAGTTACTTCctacttctgcttctcttgacccatttgtgtaaagaagcagaagcacttttaaaaaactGAGAATACTAGTTTCTCTCTcacaacttctgcttcttttccaaacactttattaacttatttacttctcacttctgctccacttctctattttaagcaaaaagtcactttttttaaacttgcccaaacggcccctatgaTAGTGAAAACTCAGGAATAACACCCGACAACAAATTTGAGAGGGTTGTaaataatacacatatataatgGTGAAAACTCAAAAATAACATCCGGCAACAAACTGTTGCATCATGATTCTCATATCATAATTTGAGAGGATTTATACTTAGACTTGTTTTTCTTGCCTTCTCATCTATAAACAATCCTTTGTGATTGCTCATTACTATGACTAATCCATGCTTTGCAATCTTGGAAGATCATCCATTAAAATTGTAGTACTCTTATTCATCATACGAGTGTCATCCACAAGAATCAATGTTTGCACAAGATTCTCGTGGATTTACATGATCATTATCATCTACTTTCATATAACTGTCGTTTATATATGAAATGCACCTATCAAATTAGTTCATGTACTTCTAGATAGATGAAGCTTTTTCCCATCTTGATTTCAAATAAATCAGATTTGATAGAGTACTAATCATGTAATTAAACTCCCACTTTATCCAAACAACCGCCACCACTTTCGTCAACAACCTAGACTGAACATTTATCACAACAAATAGCATGACTGAAACTCGTAGTTTGAGATCTAATTCTTTCGAGTCTTAATCGAACATATCCTTACTATTCTTTTCCTTTCCTAAAAAAGTGTTCTACAAATATAGATACTTCTTATCTTCCTCATCCAATAAAATTAATCATTCTTCTAGTTGAATTAGGCTATCTCATACTACACTAATCTAACTATACCGCATGTCAAAGTCATACCTAATTAATCTAGATGTTGTTCAACATGATATGTACGTCTCCGGTGATGTAGAGATGACAAAATGGTGGATTATTTACATAACTAAAGAAGGCTTTTATTTGTgtcatgtataattatatttacatgCCAAAAGAGAGGAATATTGTAGTCAGGAAAAAACTTTCTTTTGTCATGTTTGAAGGTCATTTATAATGTTCCATTGGAATGTTTACATTTACTatttgcacgcattttaagattcttataaagtatatttttataatattttttttgaaaaaattatgtataaaagtTTGAACATCAAATTTGTattcataaaagaaaaaatttaaaaaaaaattatggaacaATACTTTAAAGAATTCTTAAAAAACGTGTCAAAAGGTAACGTATACAATCCAATGGGATAGAGGCAGTATTTATTAGGAAACTCatatcataaatttaaaaaaatgatggcAAGAATATACGAGTTTAAAAAATGAAGACTTCTATaccatttcaaaaaaaaaaaatcaacaatatTAGTTCGTAAAAAACTAAGCGGTTTACGcgcttttaaaattttagtcaaaaagACTTGATAGCCGGCAGTTTCGCTTGTGAATACATGTTTGAagattttaacaaataatattttgatgctAAATAGGAAGTGTTTATTTaaagttgaaatatttaaataaatattttatacataagAATGGTAAGTATACTTCCTTTTTGTATACCTATGTATCAAtggtattttaattttagaaattgttaatatttatagtattgtttttgatAGACAATAAAACCATTAACATAATTAACACATTTAGTACTACTTCAAAGCAAAAGATAGCTAATGTACGCGATACAACTATATTAAGACCTTCCACTACGCTTTCCACAAGTCGTCAAGGGTCTGAACTTAGCATATGGTCGAACGCCATTTTAGCAAGCTTAGTCTTCAACTCCAACTTGTTAACATACAACTACAACTCCTTAACCAACACATCCTTCCATTCCTTGTCCAAAGCCCTCATCTTTTCACTTGCATGCAACTTCAAATTTCTCATGCTCAGATCTTTCAATGCCTGCGGAAAACTAACATCTGAATCCCATGCCTAACTCAAATTTGGATACAATTTCTTAATACCCAAACCCTCACCCTCATTCTCCTCCTCATCACCGTCCTCATTCACTCCATCCTCATTTATCCCAATGCTCGTATTCTTCTCCTTCACACCATCCTCATTTATCCCGATGCTCGTATCCTTCTCCTTCCTACCGTCTTCATTTATCCTAATGCTCGTACCCTTGTTCTTCCTACTGTCCTCAATCACTCCATCCTCATTTATCTCGATACTCATATCCTTGTCCTTGTTATCATCATTACCCTGATTGTCATTCCCTTGACCCCAAACCTTATCGGAAAGTCGAAACAATTCCTCTTCCATGGGTTTGGCAAACACAGCATCAGAATCTTTGAGAGACTTGTACTTTCAATTCAGTGTcttaatctttttcttcaactgGTTAACTGACACTCTGGCCTGGAGAGAATCAATAAGACCTTGCACAATAACAATTACATCTTCATCGTTCCAAACCCGCTTCGCACCCGAATTCTTCTCAACCCTAGCCTTCCTGCTCACACCCCCTTGTCATCCTtttctgttaggtccagatacgattgtagaagggggcggggggttgaatacaatcgataccaaattatcgcggaagtgaatctgattgaatatgacttgttaatcagattataattaattaatataacaatgtttgaagtcgttatataattaatatggttcagttttaatgtccactaaagttcgtagaataaattcgacagggtatattctagatttagtgattaaaacaaccgggttatcaaagtactgaaaactgtggatataacgatcaagcaagttacgaacaacttaaaagctttacaaatgctttgaatatcaaagtgatgaacccttgaaatgaagaaatctaagccatatatataggcaaagcattgtacttgtaagacaatgcaaagacaagacaatctagAAAGGAAATACAATATAAATGTCTTACAAAGTCATTTACACTGCAGTAAGACAATCCAcaggaagggcaagacaatgcaggacttcggtaggacaattagaATTGTCTTGGCAGGATTTCactttcggccagacaattctATTGTCTTGCAAGCAATCACAAAGcttcggcaagacaatataattgtcttGCAGACTCCCACATTCGGGCAGACAAATACAATTGTCGTGGCTGTGGCTTCAGTGCTCGGCCAGATAATTCAATTGTCTTGCAGAATGTCTTGGCAGAGGTGATTggcttcggtaggacaatccatttagattgtcttgcagTGTTCTTTTCACCCAATTCACtagttcggcaagacaatttggcATTGTCTTGCTGGGCTAGTTTTAGTGAATTAAAAGTGTAgttttagattatatttaattagaaaattattcacttaattaagttaatcatataaattcataaattaaattaattcgagagagaattaatttaataaataaattacataattaatataattatttgaggagtgaaataataatctattaaatctttaatcacccaatcttcagtaaaactgcttcctgtcttctttaaactttaataacttcttcttgatttgtctaacaaacgaactaccacttctgcttgacttcaaatatttaatttgaataactgatacatagatgtactgtctggttcatctgtatctagttaaatcaaatattctctgtcaaataaacattaagaatttgatttgttcgtcgagtcttcgtcttgtaagtacttcttcattgaatggaatcttctgataaaataaagtatagagactttatatcttctgaacttctggacgtgccacaaaagattatttgtgcattgaggcttgaacatattaatgaacttctttcagtggtgtgcagcagcatcctggaacttatctggcatataattcccataaatcatttgacgttcttcgtacggattccgatgacttgctatttactgagctttcttatctgagttgagttgtacctctttaaatacaaataggctgaacatatgcctttcaatctccccctatttgtttgtcataacatgcaaatttcctagaggataactcaactaacagataagacaaagatttaaaaggaatgtaaatagcaaaagtttatggctttgcattaaacattaaaccatgatcataaatagattacaaaaggatgttcctcgaacatatctaacaaatatcctaatcaatctattcactcagaacgagtgacttctccttcttcagcatctgaacagtgaataattggagtagaaagctcattctgagtaggctcttcagctgtagtggattctccacgcttctttctttcacgagccaatgaaagcAAAAGATAGCTAATGAAAGTAGgctctttcttttaattttagaaattgttaatatttatagtattgtttttgatAGACAATAAAACCATTAACATAATTAACACATTTAGTACTACTTCAAAGCAAAAGATAGCTAATGTACGCGATACAACTATATTAAGACCTTCCACTGCGCTTTCCACAAGTCGTCAAGGGTCTGAACTTAGCATATGGTCCAACGCCATTTTAGCAAGCTTAGTCTTCAACTCCAACTTGTTAACATACAACTACAACTCCTTAACCAACACATCCTTCCATTCCTTCTCCAAAGCCCTCATCTTTTCACTTGCATGCAACTTCAAATTTCTCATGCTCAGATCTTTCAATGCCTGCGGAAAACTAGCTAACATCTGAATCCCATGCCTAACTCAAATTTGGATACAATTTCTTAATACCTAAACCCTCACCCTCATTCTCCTCCTCATCACCGTCCTCATTCACTCCATCCTCATTTATCCCAATGCTCGTATTCTTCTCCTTCACACCATCCTCATTTATCCCGATACTCGTATCCTTCTCCTTCCCACCGTCTTCATTTATCCTAATGCTCGTACCCTTGTTCTTCCTACTGTCCTCAATCACTCCATCCTCATTTATCTCGATACTCATATACTTGTCCTTGTTATCATCATTACCCTGATTGTCATTCCCTTGACCCCAAACCTTATAGGAAAGTCGAAACAATTCCTCTTCCATGGGTTTGGCAAACACAGCATCAGAATCTTTGAGAGACTTGTACTTTCTATTCAGTGTcttaatctttttcttcaactgGTTAACTGACACTCTGGCCTGGAGAGAATCAATAAGACCTTGCACAATAACAATTGCATCTTCATCGTTCCAAACCCGCTTCGCACCCGAATTCTTCTCAACCCTAGCCTTCCTGCTCACACCCCCTTGTCATCCTTTTCAGAGCCCCTCTTCCGGCTTCGTTTCAGGTCGGGTTTTGATCCGGATTTCTGACTCGAATCCGGCGTCCCTGTGCGTTTGACAGAAGATATGTCCGACTCAGACGACGCTGCATGCTGTTCAACGGCGTCGTTTTGGAGGGGTCGCGAAATTGTCGCAGGAGGCGATCGCTGCTTTCGAGCCATTGTATTTGTTGTTAATATTTATAGTATGTCTATTCTTTTTAAATTCAATAATAACATTCGTACtattatcattttatattttataggaaTGGAATGCTAGATGGAAAGTATGTATCCGCgaattatataaattacaaatgAGTATACTTTTTTCTTGAATACCTATCCCGAGGCTATTCTTTCTAttgtcaaaatattaaaaatacatatactCATTACattttctaataaatataaaaaaatttcattttatctATTTGAATTATTGTAATATAATTGTGTTACTTGAAAACAGATCATAATAACCAACATTATGGTCATACATGTTTTTTACAACACacctttatatattatttgtcaggtcaaatatattacatattacatTCAATAAGAACATTGTGATAATTTATCAAGTTGAAAATGAAACGTGAAAATAATAttgtgaaaatttaaaatatttaaaattattttaacaattacTATGTTATAGTATGTTATATATGATACAGAATATTCTgaataatttaaaaagtttagcaattataacataaacacaaataattaaaatgtaaGTATGGATATTAATACTGAGTAAATGGAAacgtattaaaataattatcgtTAATCAATAACACTTGAAATGTATGTATAACATGCACACAATAATTAAATTTGCTTTGgacattaaattattataaatactagtgtttttgcccgcgctccgcgcacgggcttcaaatttttattgaatttgttattattatttcacaaatacatttaataaataattatatttgaattttcaaataaagtagaaagtagaaagaaaaaaattatattagacatAACTCTTTTatacttaaatttattatatatcaagaaaattcaaCTGAAATTATATCtcaaacaatattaaactaaaattatataggaAACAAAACATTATGTTAATAAGAACATCAAAATTATACGTCAAATCGAATAAATAGATTTGAATGACTATCCACTATAATGATAGTTATACTACATTCTTGTTTCATGAGGTATTGGGCAGTCACAATTCTACCCGATCAGAGTATAACTCGTACCGAGCGGATTGTGTTTTACCAAACCCAAATTATAGGGTTTcggataaaaatttgtttttaaacccGAATAATTTTCGGGCCAGGATCGGGTTTGATTCGAACCCGATCTGAAAACCCGGAACTCAtttcgaacccgaacccgaatatatatatatatatatatatatatatatatatatatatacatacatacatacatacatacatacatacatacatacatacatacatacatacatacatacatacatacatacataatatcttttataatatatttattatttaatatataataaaattaaaacaaaattaagatatttatatttaatattttatatatatttaatattatttgttgaataaataataattactcgtGCAATATCCTTCAAGTTCAGGTTTAAGATTcctaaaattttcaagtttggGTTCAATTTTGATATTTGCGAAACCAATTTCGACCGACCCGATTGCTATCTGTAACAGTGAT includes:
- the LOC108202597 gene encoding FACT complex subunit SPT16, with protein sequence MADRNGNAKPPVKKESGGGAYAINIDNFSKRLKMLYSHWTESRHEIWGACEVLAIATPPPSEDLRYLKSSALNVWLVGYEFPDTVMVFMKKQIHFLCSQKKVSLLEVLKKPAKETVGVEVVMHVKTKSDDGTALMGSIFLAIHGQSRSEGHDTPIVGHIAREAPEGNLLETWDEKLKGEDFQLVDITNGFSELFAVKDSNEITNVKKAAYLTSSVMKHYVVPKLEKVIDEEKKISHSTLMDDTEKVILDPAKAKVKLKAENVDICYPPIFQSGGEFDLRPSASSNDQHLYFDSTSVIICAIGSRYNSYCSNIARTFLIDANAVQSKAYEVLLRAHEAAIGTLKSGNKVSAAYQAALSVVEKDAPELIAHLTKSAGTGIGLEFRESGLNLNNKNDRVLKAGMVFNVSLGFQNLQTDTMNPKTQKISLLLADTVIVGVNSPEVVTSISSKAVKDVAYSFNEEEEEEKQPKVKPEANGTDASSSKATLRSVNHETSKEELRRQHQAELARQKNEETARRLAGGGSGSMDNRGAMKGSGDLNAYKNINDLPTPRDLMIQVDQKHEAILLPVHGSMVPFHIATVKSVTSQQDTNRTCYIRIIFNVPGTPFNPYDSNTLKYQGSIYIKEASFRSRDPRHSSEIVQQIKTLRRQVTSRESERAERATLVTQEKLQVGGAKFKPIRLLDLWIRPVFGGRGRKLTGTLEAHTNGFRYSTSRNDERADIMYGNIKHAFFQPAEKEMITLLHFHLHNHIMVGNKKTKDVQFYAEVMDVVQTIGGGKRSAYDPDEIEEEQRERARKNKINMDFQNFVNRVNDLWGQPQFKGHDLEFDQPLRELGFHGVPHKSSAFIVPTSSCLVELIETPFVVITLVEIEIVNLERVGLGQKNFDMAVVFKDFKRDVFRIDSIPSTSLDGIKEWLDTTDLKYYESRLNLNWRPILKTITDDPEKFIEDGGWEFLNMEASDSESDNSQESDQGYVPSDAQSDSASEEEEDDDSASLVDSEEDGEEDSEEVSEEEEGKTWEELEKEAVNADKENGAESDSEEERARRKIKAFGKSRVPDRRHPSGSLPKRPRMR